The genomic stretch CAGCATGTTGAGCGCCGCCTTCGACGCGCGATAGCTGTGCCACCCGCCCAGCCGGTTGTCGCCGATCGACCCCACCCGCGCCGACAGCGCAGCGAACACGCTCCGCCGGTCGCGGGGCAGCGCGGCGATCAGCGCCGGCCCGATCGCGTTGGCCCGAAACAGCGCGACCATCGCCTCGGCCTCGAGCGCGGCAAAGCTCTTCTCCGGCGTGAGCCCGGCGCCGTGGAGCATCCCCGTCGCGACGATCACCAGATCCGCCGGCCCCTCTGCCACGATCCCCTGCGCCGCCGCCGCGATCGAGGCCTCGTCGAGCAGGTGGAACCGGAACGGGCGCACCCCGTCCGCCAAGGAATCGCCAGCCGCGCGGCTGCCCGCGTAAATCACGCCATAGTCCCCCGACCCCACCAGCGCCGCGACCAGCGCCCGCCCGACCCCGCCGGATGCGCCCCACACCACGGCGCGGCGTGTCATGCCCCGACGTGCCGCAGCACCAGCGCCCGCAGATCAACCCGCGCCCCCAGCCGCGCCGCCAGCAGCGCAGTGCCGCTGATCTTGCGCTGGAGGAACAGCGTGTCGGTGGGCGGGATGTGCCAGATCGCGCGGTCCGATGCCGCCGACATCGCCTGTTCGCGGATCACGCCCAGAAAGCCGCGATCGGCAAAGTCGAACAGCCCCTCGCGCGCCGTCTCGGCCAGCACCACGTCGATCATCCGGTCGACCAGCGGCCCATGCCGCTCGACCGCCGCCGGGCTCATGAACCCGGCATCCAACGCCGCGCTGCGCACCGCGTCGCGATCGCCCGCAAGGCCTGCCGCGAACAGCGTACGATAGGCCGCGCTCGTCCCCGGCGCGACCGCCCGCGCCGCGCCAAAATCGAGCAGCACGACTCGCCCGGTCTCGGGCTGATACCGATAATTGGCGAAGTTGGGATCGGTCTGCATCACCCCGAACGCGAACAGCTCGTCGAGCACCAGCCCGATCAGCAGCCCGGCGAGGCGGTCGCGCTCCGCCTGCGGCGCATCCACCGCCGACTCGATCGGGCGCCCCTCGACAAAGCTCATCGCCAGCGCATTGGCCGTCGTGAAGTCGGGCGCCAGCGTCGGCACGACAAAGTCCGCGCTGTCGCCGATCAGCGTCCGATACGCCTCCATCTGCGCCCCCTCGCGCAGATAGTCGGTCTCCTCATGGAGTTGCAGCTTCGCCTCGGCGAGCAGGGGCGCAATGTCGAGTTCCTTGGGCAACAGGCCGGAGACGCGGAGCAGCGTCGCGACATTGTCGACATCCGAATCGATGCTCTCGCGCACGCCGGGATACTGGACCTTGATCGCCAGTTCGCGCCCGTCCTTTGTCCGCGCCCGGTGGACCTGCCCGATCGACGCCGCGGCGACCGGGGTCGCCTCGAAATGCGCAAACCGCGTCCGCCAGTCGCTGCCCCATTCCGCCGCGAGCACGCGCTGGAGCTGGGCGGGCGGCATATGATGCGCCCGGTCGCGCAGCCGCGCCATGATGTCGGCCAGCTCGGGCGGCAGCATCTCGCCCGAATCCATCGAGATCATCTGCCCGAGCTTCATCGCCGCGCCGCGCAAATTGGACAGCCGATCCGCCACCCGCCCGACATTGCCGGGCGTCAGCAGCATGTCGCGCATCTTGGGTCGCTCGCCATCGGCCAGCCGCCGCGCGCCCTCCGCCAGCATCCCGCCCGCGACGCCGCTCGCCAGCCGCCCGAACTGCCCCAGCCGCGACAACCGCCCGCTGGGGATCGCCCGGCCCTTGGCCCGGCTGCTCTCGTCGGTCACTGCGTCACCATCCTCTGCTTCCGGGCACACCCTTGAACGGCCCCGCCACTGCACTCGTGATCCACCCGCCGTAAAATTCGCCGGGCTGCGGCACCACGGTCTCGCCATCGACCGAGCAGCGGTCGAACGGCGCGGCATAAAAGGCGACATGATCGCGCAGGATCGCGAAGCCCGGCGTCGGGCTGGGATAGCTCCACCCGACGCGGGGCAGGACGACTCCGTCCACCAGCACGTCCCAATAGGCCGCCGCGCCCTTCCACTCACAGAACGAACTGCCCTCGGCGCGGCGCAGCACGCCGGGCGCGATGTCGTCGCGGGGGAGGTAATAGCTGGGCGGGTGGCTGGTCTCCAGCGTGCGGACCGCGCGGCGGGTGTCCGCGATAATCGTGCCACGATGCTCGATCACGATCCGCGCGGCACAGGACTGCGCAATCGCCGGGCGCGGATAGTCCCACACGCTTTCCTGCCCCGGTGCCACGGGTTCGGGCACGGGCCTCATCGCCGGTCCAGCCGCGCGACGAGCCGCTGCATCCGGGGCCGCACGCGCAGAAAGCCGCGGTACAGCCGCTCCAGCAGCGCCAGCGCCACAGGGTTGCGCGCCGCGATCCCGATCGGCCGAAGCACCGGTATCGCCCGCCACATCGCCGCGAACGCCGCCGCACCCGACAGCATCGCGCCGTCCTCACATGCATGGAAGCGCGCCAGCAACGCGCCGCGATCGATCGGGCACGCCGCACCCTCGGTATCCGCGGCATCGACGAAGCGGATCGCGCCTCGCCGGTCCAGCCGCCGCATCGCCGCAATCTCGCGACGGCACAGCGGGCAGCCTCCGTCATACCAGACAATCAGCGACACGATTCCTGCCTCACACCCGACCTCACCCCCGATATGGGGATGCGCGAGCGGAAAAGGGAGTGCGGGTCAGCCCTGAGCCAGTTCGAGCAGCTCGATCAATTCGCCCGCCGGCCCGCGCACCGTCGCGCTGCGCCGCCCCGCATACAGCGCGCCGTCGCGGGCACGGGGTTCCGCGATCCACTCCAACGCCAGCGCGTCCAGCGAGTCCACCGCGATCGTCACCAGCGCATTGCCGGGCGGCAGTGCGCCCGCCGGGCCGGGTCGCGCGATCGCTCCCTCCGGATAGCCGTCAATCTCGACCACCGGCATCCGCCCCTTCTGCATCACCGTGATCGACGTCAGATGATCGGCGGGCAGATCGAAAGCGCGGTTGATCATCGAATAGGGCAGGACATGCGTATCCCCCGCCTCCAGCCGCAACGCGCGCGCATACCAATCGACCGCCGCCGCGCGATCGGGCACCGCCAGGATCGCGATGAACAGGAAATCGATCAGCGATTCCGCACGCGGCAGGTCGCAATTGGGCATGTCCTGCGCGACTTCGTTCAGGTACAAAACCTCGCGCCCGCGCCCCGCGACTTGCATCGGCACGAAAAAAGGCATTCCAGGCAATGCTTTAGGTGGTCCGATCACCTCGAACCCGCTCCCCTCCAGACGCGCGGGCCATCCGAACACGTCCTGCACCGTCAACTCGAACGCCGACCATCCGAAACTGCGCATCGGCAAGAAACTCGGCGGGAGCGGCGCCTCCACCAGCCGGAACACGCACGGCGCCCCGCTTTGCGGCTGGAGCGCGATCATCCGGGCACCGGCACTGTCCGGGCACCCCCAGCTTGCAGCCAGTTCGGCGGACACCGTTCCGCGCTCGACCACCGCCAGCCCCAGCCGCCCGGCATAATCACCCTCCGCCGCGTCGAGATCGGGGACGGTGGTCAGTCCGCCGACGATCCGGCCATGGTTGGCGGGGGCGCTCATCCGAACACCGGCGTGCGGCGGTTCAGGAAAGCATCGACGCCCTCGGCGAAGTCGGGGCCTTCGAATGCGGCGTTGAACGCGGCAATCGTGGCCGAATCATCGTCGCTCTGGCCACGCGCGATGTGGGCGATGATCGCCTTGATCGCCGTGGTGCTGTGCGGCGACGCCTCGGCAATCGTCGCCGCCAGCGCCATCGCCGCCGCCTCGGCATCGTCGGCGCGACTATCGGCCAGCCCGATGCGATAGGCCTCGTCGGCATCGATCAGCCCGCCGGTAAACAGCATCCGCTTGGCATGGGCCGGGCCGATCAGGTCGACCAGCAGCTTGGTATCGTGAAGCGGATAGACCAGCCCCAGCTTGGCGGGCGTAATCCCAAACCGCGCCGCCGGTCCCGCGACGCGCAGGTCGCACGCAATCGCCAGCCCGCATCCGCCGCCGATACAGTCCCCGGCCACGGCGGCGATCGTCGGGCGCGGAAAGCCCGCCAGCGCGACTTGCGCGGCGCGGATCGCCTGCTGATTGCGCACCCGCCATTCGGGATCGCGCGCACCCGTTGCGAACTCGCCAATGTCGGCGCCCGCGCTGAACGCGCCCTCGTTGGCGGCGCCCAGCACCAGCACCCGGACGCCGCGATCCGCATCCGCCTCGGCCAGCAGCGGGGGCAGCGCCTCCCACATCGCCTGGGTCATCGCGTTGCGCTTCGCCGGGCGGTCGATCGACAGCCGGGCGATCGCACCCTCGCGCTCCAGCCGCAGCGTCATGCCGGTTCCACCCGCGCGAAATGCTCGGCAATCTCGCGCCGCGTCGCGATCCAGACCGCCGAATGCGACCGCACATGGCGCAGGAATGCCTCGAACGCCCAGATCCGCCCGGCCCGCCCGATGATGCGCAGGTGCAGCCCCAGCGACATCATCTTCGGATTCCCGCCCTCCCCCTCGCGGTACAGCTGGTCGAAGCATGCCTTGGCATAATCGAGCCACTGCTGCGGCGTCATCGCCGGGTCGGTCCACATCTTCATGTCGTTGGTGTCGATCTGATAGGGCACGATCACGATCGGCTTGCCCGGCACGGTCTCGCGATCCCAGAAGGGAATATCGCCCGAATAATCGTCCATGTGATAGGTAAAGCCCTCCTCGATCAGCAGCCGGCGGGTATTGTCGGTGTGGAGGTATCGGCTCAGCCAGCCATAGGGCCGCACGCCGACGCTCCGCTCGATCGAGGCGACGGCCTTGCGGATGAAGTCGCGCTCCTGCTCCTCGTCCATCTTGAACTGGTGGATCCAGCGCCAGCCATGGCTGACCGGTTCATGCCCCAGATCGGCGATGGCGCGCGCGATCTCGGGATGGTTTTCCAGGCTCATCGCCGCGACCGTCCAGCTCGCCCGCACGCCATAGTCGCGCAGCAGTCGCACGATACGCGGCGCGCCCGCCTTGATCCCGTAGAGATAGTTGGACTCGTTGCCGTAATTGCGGATCGCCGCCTTCAGGTGGATGCCCAGCTCGTCCACCGGCTCGGGCCCCCGGTCGCCGCGCGCCACGGTCGTCTCCGACCCTTCTTCGACATTGACGACGATCGACAGCGCCATCTTGGCGCGGCCCGGCCAGTCGATCCGTTCCTCGCGCATCAGTGCATCTCCTCGCCGCCGGACACGTTGATCGCCTCGCCGGTGACATAGACCGCGTCGTCGGACGCCAGCCACGCACAGGCCCCGGCGGTGTCGCTCGCCAGCCCGGGCCGCCCCAGCGGGTTCCGGCGCTTCATATTCTCGACATAGGCATCGACCGTCGCGAACCCGAGCAGCTTGGAGAAATAGGCATTCTGCTCGGCGCCCAGCCCGGTGGTGACATGGTTGGGGCAGATCGCGTTGACCGTGATCCCATGCGCGCCCAGCTCGATCGCGCTGGCGCGGGTCAGGCCGATCATGCCGTGCTTCGAACTGACATAGGCGGGCAGATGCGGAAAGGCCGATTTCGCCGCCTGGCTGGCGATGTTGACGATCCGCCCGCCCTGCCCACGCGCAATCATCGCCCGCGCCGCCGCCTGGGTACAATAGAACGCGCCCGACAGGTTGACTGCCAGCGCCCGGTCCCAATCGGCGGGGGCGACGTCGAGCAAAGGCTGCATCAGGAAGCCGATGCCCGCATTGTTCACGAACACGTCGACGCCGCCGAACGTCTCGACCGTCGCATCGACCAGCGCCGCGCATTCCTCCGCACGGCTGACATCGCACGCAATCGTCGCGACCTTGGCGCCGCGCCCCCGCAGTTCGTCCGCGACGCCCTCCACCTCGGGCGTGATCGCGCGGTCAGACACGACGCAATTCGCGCCCTCGTCGGCGAAGCGCTGCAGGATCGCCTGCCCCAGCCCCTTCTCGCGCCCCGATCCGGTGACGACGATCGTCTTGCCCGCAAAGCGGCCCATTACAGGTCCTCGGTCAGCATGAATTGCGGGTTGTCGGCAAAGTCGCCGAACGCCGCCGCGACCTTCTGGAATGCCTCGGTCGAAACCTCCGCGACGAACGGCTCGATCCCGGCAATGTCGATGATCTCGACATAGTCGAACGGTGCCGGCGCGTCCGATCCGAACAGCCCGGTCGTCCGGTGGACGGTGAAGCCATGGACCGACGACAGCGCGTTGACGCCGGGAATATCGGTGCCCCGCGCCCATGCCTCATAGGCGGCAGGATCGACTCCGGGCTTCAGATTGAACAGCACGACGATACGCATCTCGGTCCTCCTTCAAAGCAGCATGTCGGGCGGGAAATAGCCCTGGAGCGCGGTGTCGAGCCGGCGTGCCAGCGCGATCAGCCCCCGCTCGCTCCCCGGCGCGCCGATCAGTTGCACCGCCACCGGCATCCCGTCGCGATCCTGCCCGGCGGGCAGCGTCAGCGCAGGCAGCCCGGCGATGTTGGCCAGCGCGGTGAACCCCGCCTGCGTCACCGGCGGGCGCGGGGTGTGGGCAAAGGCGACCTGCGGCGCAGTCGGCGTCAGCAGCACGCCGTCGCTGCCGATCGCCGCGCGCAGCGTCGCGGCGGTGCGCGCCAGCACCGCCTGCGCCGCCTCCGCCTCGGCCTGAGTCCGCGCGGCGGCATAGCCGAGCAGGAAGCGCAGCTCCTTGGAGAATCCCTCGGGCGACAGGCCCGCCAGATGCCCGCCCAGTTCGCGCGCCACCGTGACGAACCCCGCCACCCCGACCGCCGCCGCATCGTCGGCAAGCCGCACCGCCGCGCACGGCATCGGCGCCAGCGCGCGCAGCGCCGCCATCAGCGCCGCATCGATCGCAGGCTCGCACGCCAGCCCGTAAGCGGGCTCCAGCGTCAGCAGTCGCACCGGCGCCGAAGCGCGTGCATCGACGCCGAGCACCGCAGACACCGCCGCCAGATCGTCGAGCGACCGCGCCAGCGGCCCGATCGCGTCGAGCGCACGGCTTGCGGGCACCAGCCCCGCGTCCGAAATCACCCCCGCCCCCGGCTTCAACGTGTACAGCCCGCAATAGGCGGCGGGAATCCGCACCGATCCCATGGTGTCGGTGCCCAGTGAGACGGTGCATAGCCCGGCCGCAACCGCCGCTGCGCTGCCCCCCGACGACCCACCCGGCGTCCGCGCGGGATCGTGCGGATTGGCGACGCGCCCGAAAAAGGGATTGTCAGAGGTCGCGCCCAGTGCCGCCTCGTGCATGTTGAGCGTCCCCAGCACGATCGCACCCGCCCCGCGCAGTGCCGCCACCGCAGTGGCGTCGTCAGGCGCGATCACCCCGCGCCGCGCCCCCATTCCCGCATTCCATTCCAGCCCGGCGACGGCGATATTGGCCTTCACCGCCACCGGCACGCCCTCCAGCGCGCGCGGCGTGCCGCCCTCGAACCGCGCCTGGCTGACCGCCGCCGCACGCAGCGCGCCCGCCGCATCGACCTGGATAAAGCTGTGCAGCACGGGGTCGAGCGCCGCGATCCGGTCCAGATGCTGCATCACCACTTCGGCCACGCCGACGGCGCCGGCGCGATAGGCGTCGGTCAGCCCGGCGATGCTGCTGCGGTGCCACGCACTCACTTGCCGCGCTCGTCGATCAGCCGGATCGGCTTTTGCCGCACATCGACTTGCGTCGCCGCCGCAGTGCCTCCCGGCCCGACCAACTCGACCGCAACTTCGACGCCCAGCGACCGGCGGAGCAACTCGCCAAGCTGGGCGATGTCGCTGCCGCCGCGGCTTTCGATCACCACGCGCATCGCATCGCGCCCGCCGGCATCGCGCGCGACATAGCAGACGAACTCGCCGGTCAGGTCGCTGCGATTCTCGATCACCCCGCCGATCGCGTGCGGGAATACGTTGATCCCGCGCAGCTTGACCATGTTGTCGCTGCGCCCGCGAAACCCGGTGATCCGCTTGAACGCCATGCCGGTCTGGTTGGCGCCGGTGATTTCGTTGGTGATGTCATGCGTGTTGAAGCGGATGCACGGCGCGATGTCGTCCTTGAACAGGCAGGTGACGACCATGTCGCCGGTCTCCCCCGCCGCGACCGGCGCGCCGCTCTCGACGTCGAGCAGTTCCAGATACTGCGCGTCTTCCCAGACATACAGGCCGTCGCGCTCCGGCCCTTCGCCCGCGATCGCGCCGGTATCGCCGACGCCATACCAGTCGAACGCCTTCGCCCCGCCCCACGCCGCCTCGACGCCGCTGCGGTCGTCCATCCCCAGATGGCCGCAGATCATCCGCACGTTCATCCGCTCGCGCAGCCCCTCGGCCTCGGCGACTTCGGCGAGCTTGCGGATATAGTCGATGAAGCCGACCAGCACGCTGACGCCGAAATCGGCCATCAGCCCGACCTGCGCCACCGATCGCGTCTCGATCCCCGTCCCCGCCGACAGGAACAGCGCGTTGGTGAAATGCGTGACGGCCTCGCGGACATAATGCCCGCCATTGATCATGCCATGGCCATAGACCGACTGGACGACGTCGCTATGCGCCATCCCCTGCCAGCGATACATGCGCCCGACGAGCAGGTTGGTGACTTCGCGCCCCTTCGGCCCGAACAGCAAAGGCTGGGGCCGCCCGGTGGTGCCCGACGTGGTGTGGAAGATCACCGGCGAGCGGCCCGCATCCTGCCCCAGCCCCGCGAAATCGCCGAGCGGCGGATGCGCGGCGACCGACGCCATCACGTCGCTCTTGTCATAGACGGGCAGCCTGGTGATGTCCTCCAGCGTGCGGATGTCGCCCGGCTCGATCCCCTGCGCGCCCCATAGCCGCTGGTAGAACGGTATCTCCCACCCGCGCCGCATCAGCGTGCGGAAGCGCGCATCCTGGAGCGCGTGGAGTTCGTCGCGGCTCATGCCGGTGTAGCGGCGAACAAAGGCCTCGCCGACCGGGTAATCGGCCAGCATCTGGCGCGCGTCGAACGCTTCGAAATAGCTGGGGAACGTCATCGGGGCTCCGGGCGGGTCAGGTAAGAAAGCGAGTCGGCGAACAGCCGGGGGTCGGCATCGTCGGGCGCGAGCTGTGCCGCGAGCGTGCGCTTGGCGGCGGTCTGCGCCGCGTCCATCGGCGCGTCGGGATGACCCAGCGTGTTGGGGATCGCGCGCTCGATCGCGCTGCCATCGGCGCGGCGCACGATCAGCCGTTGCGGCGACAGCGCGTTGGGATCGGGATTGGTGTCGGTCGTCAGCGTGAAGCGCGCGGCCAGCGCGACGATCGCCGGATCGGCAAAGGTCTCCGCCGTAAAGCGGCGCGGATCGATCACCCCGTCCGCCAGCATCAGCGCAGTCAGGAACGGCAGGCACAGCCGCGCATAGCCGGGCGTCATGTCCGGCTGCATCGGGCGCCCGACCAGCCGGGCGATCAGCGGCGGCGCGACCAGCTCGACTGCCGCGACCCTCTCCGCCCGCACCTCGCCCGCCCGCAACAGCCCGTCCAGCGCGGCAAGCAGCCCATGGCTGGCCCGGCCCGAGGGATAGGGTTTGATCGAGCATTCGGCGATCCGCCACACGCTGCCGATCGTGTCGGTATAGGTCGCCAGCGCACCCGTATCGATCAGCCGGAAATAGCCGAACGGCCCCTCCAGCGCGTCGTGCGGTCCGCTCAGCCCGTGGCGGACCATGTCGACCGCCGTCACCGCCGCCCGCGCCGCGCCGGCGATTTGCAGCGGCAGCGCGATCGATCCCTCGACATGCGCCTGCATCGTCCCCGCGCATTGCGAATAGGCCAACCCCAGCACGTCGTCGAACCGCTCGACGCGCTCGATCCGCGCCACCGCCAGCGCTGCGCCGATGCACCCGGCGGTGGCGGGGCGGAAGAAGCGCAACGGGCTTGTCGCCGCGATGCCCAGCCCCGACGCCACGTCGATCCCCACCGCCAGCGCCGCCAGCGCCTCGTCGGGATCGCACTCGCCGCGCCGATCGATCGCCGCCATCAGCGCCGCCACGACGGTCGCAAAGCCATGCACCACCGCGCGCTCGTGCAGCGCGTCCCATTCGAGGCAATGAATGCGAAAGCCATTGACGAATGCCGCCGAGGCCGCCGGCATCCGCGCGGCATCGCCCAGCAGCCGGGCATCCTCGCCCGCTCCCCAGCCAGCCGCGAGATTGCGCACCCCCTCGGCCCCCGGCGCCTGCGCGCCCGCCGCCCCCGTCGCCAGCGTATCGGCCAGCATCGCCAGCGCTGCCCCGCGCACCGCATCGGGCAGCCGATGCTCCGCGCGGGCAAAGTCCAGCAGCCGCCGGGTCGCGCTCACAACCACTGCGCCACGATCTCGGTCACGTCGCGCACCGCCCGACCCTGCAGCGCCGCATCGATGGCCTGCCCGGCGGCGACGTCGTCCAGCCCGCCCCACGCCATCAGCGTGCGCGCCTTCTCGACGATCGCATCGCCGTCCATCGGACGCTCGGGATCGCCCAGCGTATCGACCAGCGCCACCACGCCCGCATCGCAGGAAACTCGCGCGCCATAATGCGCCGGATAGGCCGCGGTGATCGCGCTCGACTCAGCGACCGTCACCTGCGCGCGCAGCGGCGCCAGTTCGGCAATCGCCTCGGGTTCGAAATCCGCAAGCTGCGGCACGCCGCGCGCCACGACGATGGCGATGGCATGCTGAAGCGAGAATTTGGCCTCGACCACCGAGGCCGGCGACGGGCGGTCGCAAAAGGTGATCGCGTCGCGATAGGTGCCGACATGGACCGGCAGCACCAATTGCCCCTGCGCCCGCAAGGTCAGCGCGGCGTCGATCGCGGGGTGGGCGTGGCGGCACGCGCCCCAGGGCTTGAAACTGACCTGTTCGAGCTGCCACCCGTCGCCCAGCGCCAGCGGTTTCGCCCGCGCACAGCTCGCCGCGAACAGCCCCTGCGGCCCCTCGAGGATATAGCGCGGCCCGGTGATGCCGTTGGCCGCCTCCACCGCCGCCGCTCGGCCCGTGCGCACCGCATGGGCGAGGTGCCATTGCTTCGCCATCACCGGCTCGTGCCGCATCTGCCACAGCCCGCCCGTGACCGACCCGGCAAGTCCCAGCGCCGACACGCATTGCGCCTCGTCCGCCCCGATCGCCAGCGCCGCCGTCATCGCCGCGCCAAAGGTGCCTGCGGTCGCGGTGGTGTGCCAGTGGCGGTAATGGTTCGCGTCGAACATCGCGCCGACCAGAATCATCGCCTCATAGCCGCCGATCGCGGCGTCCAGCGCGGCGTCGAGCGGCGCATCAGGCACGGCGAGCGCGGTCGGCCAGATCACCGGCCCCGGATGCAGGATCGCGCTGCGATGGATGTCGTCCATCTCCAGCACATTGCCGAGCCAGCCCGCCCGATCGATCGCGCTGCCGCACCCCGCAGCGCGCTGCACCTCCGCCACCGGGCTGCGCAGCGCCCCCGCGACGCAGCCAAGCCAGTCGAGCAAATGCAGCCGCGCCCGCGCGCGCACGGCCTCCGATTTGGGGCGGCGGGCGTGGCGGACGATCCGCTCGGTCAGGCTTTCGTCGTCAGCCATGTTCGCCCAGCGCCGGTGCGGGGGCGGGCGTCCAGTCGTCGCCGCCAAAGCGGATTGCCGGCGCGATATGGTGCGCGCCCTCCGCCACGCGCGTCAGCCCCCGTTCGGCGAAATGGCGCTCGGCAAAGGCTTCGCGGAAGTCGAGCACGGGCGAGAAGGCGACGTCGATCCCCGCCATCCACGCCACCCACTGGTCGCGCGTCCGGCTGGCAAAGGTCTCGCGCAGGAACGCGACCAGCGGCGCCTGTTCCGGTCCGGCAGGCAATGCGGCGACCGGGATCAGGTCCGCGCGCCCCAGCGCCGTCAGCAAATTCGCCGCGAACTTCGGCTCGCGCCCGCCCAGCACGACATGCAGGCCATCGGCGGTCGCATAAACATTGTAGAAAGCCGCCCCGCCCAGCGACCGCTGCGTCGCCGATCGCGGCGGTTCGCCCCCGCCCAGCGCATCGCCCGCGACATGCGCGCACCACGGCAGCAGCGCGTCGAGCATCGCAATATCGATATAATCGCCGCGCCCGCTCTTCTCGCGCGCGATCAGCGCCATCAGCACCGCCGACAGCCCCGTCAGCCCGGCGGCCATGTCGGCAGAGGGCACCCCCGGCACCACCGGCATCGCGTCCGGCCCGTCATTGACCGACAGGAACCCGCTGACCGCCTGCACCGCCATGTCGTGCCCGGCATGGTGCGACCATTCGCCGCTCTGGCCGAAGGCGGAAATCGAGCAATAGACGATGCGCGGATTGCGCGCCGCGACGCTGGCATAGTCGCAGCCCAGCCGCTGCATCACGCCGGGGCGAAACCCTTCGATGAACACGTCGGCGTCGGCGATCAGGTCCCACAACGCCGCCTTGCCTTCGGCGCTTTTCAGGTCGAGCGCGACGCTGCGCTTGCCGCGATTGAGGTTGCGGAACCACACCGATTGCCCCGCCTCGAACGGCGCCATGGCGCGGGCGGGGTCGCCCGTGGCGGGCTCGACCTTGGTCACCGCCGCGCCCTGATCGGCCATCATCAGCGACAGCATCGGCCCCGGCAGGAACTGCGACAGGTCGACGACCTTGATACCGCTCAGCTTGCCCATCAAATCACGCCACGCGCGCGGAAATCGGCGATCTCGTCGGCGCCGAACCCGGCATCGGCCAGCACCGCGTCGCCATCCGCTCCCAGCAGGGGCGCGGCGCGCGCGGGCAGCCGCTCGCCGTCAAGCCGGATCGGATTGGCGAGTACGCGCAGCGCGTCGCGGTCCGGGTGCACGACGGTGTCGATCATCCCCGTCGTCGCCAGGAACGGACTGTCCAGCGCCTGCGCCAGGTCGAGCACCGGCGCGACGGGCAGATGCCCCGCCAGCCGCTCGATCCAATGCGCCACCGGCTGCGTGCCGAACACGGCGTCGAGCACCTGCGTCAGCGTATCGCGGTTCGCCAGCCGCACCGCGGGGGTAGCGAAGCGCGCATCGGTGCCAAGGTCGGGGCGCCCGATCCGCTCGACCAACACGTCCCAGAATTTGGGGAGTTGCGCCATGACGAACACCCACCCGTCCGCCGCGCGAAACATCTGGCTGGGCGTGACCGAGGGGTGGGCCGAGCGGGCGACGCGCGTCGTCACGTCGCCTTCGTTCAGATACCACACCGCCGGATAGGTCGTCTGGTGGACCGCGGCGGATAGCAGATCGACGTCGATGTCGCGCCCCTGCCCCGTGCGCTGCGCATCGAGCAGCGCAGCGAGCAGCCCGACGCTCATCATCGTGCCCGTCATGAAATCGACCATCGACAGCCCGAAGCGCGCAGGCGGCCCGTCGGGCTCGCCGGTCAGCGGCATGAACCCTGCCTCGGCCTGCATCAGATAGTCATAGCCCGGCCAGCGCGCGCGCGCGTTGTCGCGGCCATAGGCGGAAAGGTGCGCGCACACGATCGCGGGATTATGGGCCGCCAGCGCCTGGTAGGTCAGCCCGATCCGCTCGGGCAGGTCGCCGCGCAGATTGTTGACCACCGCATGGCTGGTCCCCACCAGCCGGTGCAGAATCGCCTGCCCGTCGGCGCTGTTCAGGTCGAGCGTCAGCGACTTC from Sphingomonas hengshuiensis encodes the following:
- a CDS encoding SDR family NAD(P)-dependent oxidoreductase, coding for MGRFAGKTIVVTGSGREKGLGQAILQRFADEGANCVVSDRAITPEVEGVADELRGRGAKVATIACDVSRAEECAALVDATVETFGGVDVFVNNAGIGFLMQPLLDVAPADWDRALAVNLSGAFYCTQAAARAMIARGQGGRIVNIASQAAKSAFPHLPAYVSSKHGMIGLTRASAIELGAHGITVNAICPNHVTTGLGAEQNAYFSKLLGFATVDAYVENMKRRNPLGRPGLASDTAGACAWLASDDAVYVTGEAINVSGGEEMH
- a CDS encoding REDY-like protein HapK, with protein sequence MRIVVLFNLKPGVDPAAYEAWARGTDIPGVNALSSVHGFTVHRTTGLFGSDAPAPFDYVEIIDIAGIEPFVAEVSTEAFQKVAAAFGDFADNPQFMLTEDL
- a CDS encoding amidase, whose protein sequence is MSAWHRSSIAGLTDAYRAGAVGVAEVVMQHLDRIAALDPVLHSFIQVDAAGALRAAAVSQARFEGGTPRALEGVPVAVKANIAVAGLEWNAGMGARRGVIAPDDATAVAALRGAGAIVLGTLNMHEAALGATSDNPFFGRVANPHDPARTPGGSSGGSAAAVAAGLCTVSLGTDTMGSVRIPAAYCGLYTLKPGAGVISDAGLVPASRALDAIGPLARSLDDLAAVSAVLGVDARASAPVRLLTLEPAYGLACEPAIDAALMAALRALAPMPCAAVRLADDAAAVGVAGFVTVARELGGHLAGLSPEGFSKELRFLLGYAAARTQAEAEAAQAVLARTAATLRAAIGSDGVLLTPTAPQVAFAHTPRPPVTQAGFTALANIAGLPALTLPAGQDRDGMPVAVQLIGAPGSERGLIALARRLDTALQGYFPPDMLL
- a CDS encoding phenylacetate--CoA ligase family protein codes for the protein MTFPSYFEAFDARQMLADYPVGEAFVRRYTGMSRDELHALQDARFRTLMRRGWEIPFYQRLWGAQGIEPGDIRTLEDITRLPVYDKSDVMASVAAHPPLGDFAGLGQDAGRSPVIFHTTSGTTGRPQPLLFGPKGREVTNLLVGRMYRWQGMAHSDVVQSVYGHGMINGGHYVREAVTHFTNALFLSAGTGIETRSVAQVGLMADFGVSVLVGFIDYIRKLAEVAEAEGLRERMNVRMICGHLGMDDRSGVEAAWGGAKAFDWYGVGDTGAIAGEGPERDGLYVWEDAQYLELLDVESGAPVAAGETGDMVVTCLFKDDIAPCIRFNTHDITNEITGANQTGMAFKRITGFRGRSDNMVKLRGINVFPHAIGGVIENRSDLTGEFVCYVARDAGGRDAMRVVIESRGGSDIAQLGELLRRSLGVEVAVELVGPGGTAAATQVDVRQKPIRLIDERGK
- a CDS encoding MmgE/PrpD family protein; translated protein: MSATRRLLDFARAEHRLPDAVRGAALAMLADTLATGAAGAQAPGAEGVRNLAAGWGAGEDARLLGDAARMPAASAAFVNGFRIHCLEWDALHERAVVHGFATVVAALMAAIDRRGECDPDEALAALAVGIDVASGLGIAATSPLRFFRPATAGCIGAALAVARIERVERFDDVLGLAYSQCAGTMQAHVEGSIALPLQIAGAARAAVTAVDMVRHGLSGPHDALEGPFGYFRLIDTGALATYTDTIGSVWRIAECSIKPYPSGRASHGLLAALDGLLRAGEVRAERVAAVELVAPPLIARLVGRPMQPDMTPGYARLCLPFLTALMLADGVIDPRRFTAETFADPAIVALAARFTLTTDTNPDPNALSPQRLIVRRADGSAIERAIPNTLGHPDAPMDAAQTAAKRTLAAQLAPDDADPRLFADSLSYLTRPEPR
- a CDS encoding MmgE/PrpD family protein; the encoded protein is MADDESLTERIVRHARRPKSEAVRARARLHLLDWLGCVAGALRSPVAEVQRAAGCGSAIDRAGWLGNVLEMDDIHRSAILHPGPVIWPTALAVPDAPLDAALDAAIGGYEAMILVGAMFDANHYRHWHTTATAGTFGAAMTAALAIGADEAQCVSALGLAGSVTGGLWQMRHEPVMAKQWHLAHAVRTGRAAAVEAANGITGPRYILEGPQGLFAASCARAKPLALGDGWQLEQVSFKPWGACRHAHPAIDAALTLRAQGQLVLPVHVGTYRDAITFCDRPSPASVVEAKFSLQHAIAIVVARGVPQLADFEPEAIAELAPLRAQVTVAESSAITAAYPAHYGARVSCDAGVVALVDTLGDPERPMDGDAIVEKARTLMAWGGLDDVAAGQAIDAALQGRAVRDVTEIVAQWL